A window of the Harmonia axyridis chromosome 5, icHarAxyr1.1, whole genome shotgun sequence genome harbors these coding sequences:
- the LOC123680852 gene encoding uncharacterized protein LOC123680852 has translation MKTKRGKESEYRKTQMEEISKETREVKEKKGRDNWKLATWNVRGIKGREDELIQELERFEIKILTVTETKKKGIGEQVMRGDHLMIYGGVKYEQHGAAGVGCIIDKNWRKYVEHWQVYSERLLRVRLRREKSDLWNIIVAYGPNEDAKVEDKNKFWEELNMVTEECRGKIVVCGDFNSRVGIGGGRDEIMGKYGETKKTNNGERLIEYCRMNNMIVSNTFFEHKYVHRYTRHGHNVDDRSIIDYFLVERDNKRDIADVRVHRGAEIGSDHYMLVAKIMGEVKEKVEHRQLNEGYENIKSYKLREMSVAEEYMKNVEENMTRVEIGVEEGVEEVWGRFKNILKESAKRVCGSVKIGRNRSGTAWWSDKLKRQIKMKKILWKEYLKNRNACNYRKYKEQRKRVKQVTLEEKEKSWRDFGERMEKNYTENRKLFYSHEKFEEGGEDKRWEDDGEDLISIEEVKVALRRVKNGKAAGYDRITPEMMKNMGEKGINVFREICQKAWNSKEIPQDWKMAMIVPAYKNGDRKKCDNYRGMNLLSTALKVYEVYDIGE, from the exons ATGAAGACAAAGCGAGGAAAGGAATCTGAGTATAGGAAAACACAAATGGAAGAAATAAGTAAGGAAACTAGAGAAGTAAAAGAGAAAAAAGGGAGAGATAACTGGAAGTTGGCAACCTGGAATGTGAGAGGTATAAAAGGCAGAGAAGACGAGCTGATACAGGAATTGGAGAGGTTTGAGATAAAAATATTAACGGTGACAGAAACAAAGAAGAAAGGAATAGGAGAGCAAGTGATGAGGGGTGATCACCTAATGATTTACGGAGGAGTGAAATATGAACAACATGGAGCGGCAGGTGTGGGATGcataattgacaaaaattggagaaaatatgTGGAACACTGGCAGGTATATTCGGAGAGACTATTGAGGGTACGTCTGAGGAGAGAAAAATCCGACTTGTGGAACATAATAGTAGCATACGGACCAAATGAAGACGCAAAGGTGGAGGATAAGAACAAATTTTGGGAAGAATTGAACATGGTAACAGAGGAATGCAGGGGAAAAATCGTGGTGTGTGGAGATTTTAATAGCAGGGTTGGTATAGGAGGAGGAAGAGATGAGATCATGGGTAAATATGGAGAAACAAAGAAAACGAACAACGGAGAAAGACTTATAGAGTACTGCAGGATGAATAATATGATAGTTTCGAATACATTCTTTGAGCATAAATATGTACATAGGTACACAAGGCATGGACATAACGTTGACGATAGATCAATAATAGATTACTTCTTAGTAGAAAGAGATAATAAAAGGGACATCGCAGATGTAAGAGTGCACAGGGGAGCGGAAATAGGAAGTGACCATTATATGCTTGTAGCAAAGATAATGGGTGAAGTAAAAGAGAAGGTCGAACATAGGCAACTTAATGAaggatatgaaaatataaaaagttaTAAACTGAGAGAAATGAGTGTAGCAGAAGAATACATGAAAAATGTAGAAGAGAATATGACTAGGGTGGAAATAGGAGTTGAGGAGGGAGTGGAGGAAGTATGGGGAAGGTTCAAGAATATACTAAAGGAATCAGCAAAAAGAGTGTGTGGTAGTGTTAAAATAGGGAGAAACAGAAGTGGCACAGCCTGGTGGAGTGACAAATTGAAGAgacaaattaaaatgaagaaaatattatggAAGGAATATCTAAAGAATAGAAATGCATGTAATTATCGGAAATATAAGGAACAAAGGAAGAGAGTTAAGCAAGTAACATTGGAAGAAAAGGAGAAAAGTTGGAGAGATTTTGGAGAGAGAATGGAGAAGAATTACACGGAAAATAGAAAGCTTTTTTACAGTCATGAAAAATTTGAGGAGGGGGGAGAAG ATAAGCGATGGGAGGACGACGGGGAAGACTTGATAAGCATTGAAGAGGTTAAGGTAGCTCTCAGAAGAGTCAAGAATGGAAAAGCTGCAGGATACGATAGAATTACACCGGAAATGATGAAGAACATGGGAGAAAAGGGTATAAATGTATTCAGGGAAATATGTCAGAAAGCATGGAATTCTAAGGAAATACCACAAGATTGGAAAATGGCGATGATAGTACCAGCCTACAAGAATGGGGATCGAAAGAAATGTGATAACTATAGAGGTATGAACTTGCTAAGTACAGCTCTCAAAGTATACGAAGTATACGATATTGGAGAGTAG